CAGGGTTTCGCGTTGATCGGGGGAAATTACGTGCCATTCGGGGATTGCCCCGTTACCTACGCGTGCTCGTTCGAACTGGGGAGCTTGCACTACGATGACGCCAGGTTTATTGATATCCGAGTTAGTCGATTTCAGTTTCTGATTGAGTTCTTCCGACTTGGCCCGCAAGGTCGTGCGGTATTCTTCCAGCTTAGATGCTCGATCCGCCTTTTGATCGGGAGTCATTTTGTCATCTCCCAAAGCATTCTGCTGCAGCACGTCGATATTGTTTTTCGCCCCGTCAATTTCCGTTTTCAGCTTCATGATATCGGCTTTAAGCTCATTCGATTCCAGAATGGCGACGGGAGTTTTCGGCAGCACGACATCGCGCGGTTTAACCCGAATTTCGCGGACCTGCCCTTCCATTTGCGGGAAGATATAACGGCGTTCCTTGGGCAGCAATTGCCCCTTTGCATCCATTTTCAGCGGGTAAGGAACATAAATCATCGCGCAAGTAATGAGTGCCGCGAGGGCAAGACCAAAAATCGTGTAAAGCCGCGTCTTCCCCCCAACGCCCTTCTGCACCCAGGAAACCGGTTTCCAGACCACCTTCAAAGGAACGGCCTTCATTTCCGCCGCGTTGTATAAAGCACTAGCGGCGTGGGGAGCCATCACTTCCAGGCGTTGAATGAGTGGTTCGCTGCGTTCGGGCGGCTCAAAGCATTCCATCAAGATGGCCGAGCGGCAGGGCTTCTCTTTTTCCTTGTCCTTGGGCCGTTCCCGCTCATCGCGAATCGGTTTGAGGACCAGCAATTTCGAGTTGCTCTCGGCTAAATAGCGATCAAGAGCATTCAAAACAGCAGGCGGCAACGATTCATCGCGCTGGCCACGATAGGTCAAAGTTTCGTTCCATTCGATCACTTTGTCGAATAGCTTCCGCATCGACCGAACGTGTGTACTCGATTTTTCGACGACATCCGCGCCGCTGACGCACTCTACCGTCGTTTTGCGGCCATGCTGCACACCGACCGAAACCCGGTCGCATTGGATGAGTCGTCGGCCTTCATTGGCGATCTGGAAAGCGACTTCGGCCGGAGAGAGCGAACTGTGGATTTTCTGGGTGAATTTCTCGAGTCCCTGCCAGACTTCTTCCTGCTGCGTATTTTTTCGGGCCGAGTGATTGCGGTTGTAATTCGACGCATAACCGGCCATCTGCTCGATGTAGCGGTAAAAAGTAGCGTGAATCCGGTTATCGGTATAAGGTTCGGTCCAGACTTCGAGCAGTCCGACAATGGCATTCTCGTCCGATACGATCGGCGAGAGAATGACCACATAATCGGTCAGGTTCGCAGCCTGGCTGCCATCCTCCGCGCTCATGGCCGCGTAAGGTTCG
The genomic region above belongs to Telmatocola sphagniphila and contains:
- a CDS encoding efflux RND transporter periplasmic adaptor subunit, producing MSLDNDGMKRLSRQIDTAFEEVAKLSGSNLPPTDYFETFLARVLAGIDGFAGAVWIKTPQGFLQIQCQQNMAKVGLDDKPQGRQIHNELLRQAFAVARPIMLEPYAAMSAEDGSQAANLTDYVVILSPIVSDENAIVGLLEVWTEPYTDNRIHATFYRYIEQMAGYASNYNRNHSARKNTQQEEVWQGLEKFTQKIHSSLSPAEVAFQIANEGRRLIQCDRVSVGVQHGRKTTVECVSGADVVEKSSTHVRSMRKLFDKVIEWNETLTYRGQRDESLPPAVLNALDRYLAESNSKLLVLKPIRDERERPKDKEKEKPCRSAILMECFEPPERSEPLIQRLEVMAPHAASALYNAAEMKAVPLKVVWKPVSWVQKGVGGKTRLYTIFGLALAALITCAMIYVPYPLKMDAKGQLLPKERRYIFPQMEGQVREIRVKPRDVVLPKTPVAILESNELKADIMKLKTEIDGAKNNIDVLQQNALGDDKMTPDQKADRASKLEEYRTTLRAKSEELNQKLKSTNSDINKPGVIVVQAPQFERARVGNGAIPEWHVISPDQRETLLNRPLKPTEPILRIANTSGAWEIEQKIPQKHIGQILRAFQTKDPNEYLNVDVMLSSQTTVKYAGRLYRKDITSEAVANKDDHNESEPVVTAIVTVNDPEMPLDEHIQQGLLLTGLEVKTNIRCGNHSLGYSLFYGVFDFLHEHVIFWL